The region GAGCTTGATAAGATTGGGCAATATGCTTCAATTAACGCTATTTGTGCAGGACTTAAACTATCATGAGCAGCTTGACTCATAACCAAATATAACGCATCGTCTTTACCTTTAACTTGTAACATATTACCAGCAAATTGGTGCATTTGCTTTTCGTTGATTGTAATAACTTTTTTGCCTGTTTTTTCTAACTGAGCAATAACATTTTTGCGTTCCTTTTTGTCATCAATAGTTTCTAAACAAATAACAGCAAAAGTTTCTGCCAAACACATCATGACATTGGTATGGTAAATTGGCAATCGTTTTCCATTAACCGTTTGCTTAGCTGTAAAAACCACTGGTGTATATTCAAAATCTTCACAAAACTCTATAAATAACGTTTCATCAGCTCTTGGTGATAACGCACAATACGCTATACTGTTAACTCTATCTAGCAACAAACTACCAGTACCTTCTAAAAACACACCTTCCTCTTCAGCAGAAGTATAATCTATAATATTATTTATTTTAAAACCTTCTTTTTCTAGACGCATAAACACCTCGTCACGTCTCTCTTTTCTACGGTTTTCTGCAAACATTGGGTAGATAGCCACATCACCATTTTCATGAAAACTCACCCAATTGTTTGGAAACACTGAATCTGGAGTATCCATTAACTCATCATCATGCTCTACAATTATATTAACACCTACATGTCTTAGTTTTTCAACGAAAGCATCAAACTCGGCTTGTGCTTTTGTATTGATATCTACATTTTTTATGTCAATATCTTCTTGAAAATAGTTATTTACTGCGGTTTGTTCATTCATCCTAAAATTAACAGGACGAATCATTAATATAGTGTTTGTGGTTTGTTGCATTATTTAAAAATAAATTGAACACAAAATTAGAGTATTTTTAAATTTAATTTACATTAAAAATCATAATTATTTCCACTTAATATTACAGCCTATACTCGGTTTTTGAATTGCTAAAGGTTGTTGGTTATTTAAAACTGCATCCATAGCTTTAATTAAATCTTCACCAGTAATTGGTATGTTATTACCTGGTCTGGAATTATCTAACTGTCCATGGTAAGTAGACTTTAAATCGGCATCAAACACATAAAAATCTGGAGTACAAGCAGCATCATAAGCTTTGGCTACCTCTTGTGTTTCATCATATAAGTATGGAAAAGGATATAGTAAATCCTTAGCGACTTGTGCCATTTTATCTGGCGCGTCTTGTGGGTAATTATCAACATCATTACTACTTATAGCTATAAATGCAATACCTTTTTTTTGATACTGATTTGCCAATTTGACCAATTCAGGGTTGATATGTATTACAAATGGACAGTGATTACAGATAAAAACAATTACTGTTCCCTTATCTCCTTTTATTTGATGCAAATTAAGTGTCTTACTCGTGACAGTATCATATAAAGAAAATTCTGGTGCTGTTTTTCCTAAAGGAAACGGATTAGAAGGTGTTAATGCCATAATTAAAATGTTAAAATTTTATATTTAAATCAGTTTTACTTTTGTTTTAATGAAAAAAATTACTTTCTTAGTATCGATTAATTATTATCCCTAATTAACTAACAGATTAATAGCAACTATGAGATTATCCCTTATTCTCTTGTTTGTACTTTCCCTAAGTACATTACAAGCCCAAGACAACTCAGACCAAAGTACAAATTCTGCAGACTATTTACAAGTAACTCGATACAGACTTCACCCTGAAGAGCTTAGTATTGAAAACGAAATCGACTCAGAAAAAGTCTACATAAAAATATATTATAATGACAAAGCTAGCATCGCTAGTGACTTTGCGTATTTTAAACCTAAAAAAAATGAAATCTTGTTTTTTTATGGTAAAAATACCGAAAATGAAACTACAGAAATGTATTTTAAATTAGACGATAGCCTGAAACCTATTTATCAGAAAAAAGATTTTGATCAATTAATGCAAGTCATTAAAGTGTTAGAATACAATGTGTTTTCTGAAGACCAATTTTCTAGTGCAGAAGCCTATGCAGCTCTAGAGCGAGTTTAAAATTATTAATACAATATATTATCTTTAGGTTTTATAGATTCTGGTAAATCCTGTTCATCTAACATATCTCTTAAATCTATTTCAATAGTTCTGCAAAGCGCTGTCATTGGTACATCATTTATCCTACCTTCAAAAGGGTCTTCGCTGTTGTCTCCTATACTCTCCATAGATGCAAAAATCCATGAGATTAATACTGAAAAAGGTATCATTAAAAAGATATACCAATCCTTAACTTGTGTATCTAGGTTAATAGCATCTGCCTCAAAGACATCTAACAAACCAAAAGGTAGTAATAGCACAAAAATCCATGTGAATACTTTTGAGAAATAACCATACTGTCTTGGAAAAGGCGTGTTTTTTATTCTTTCACATTTACCTTGAAGATTATAAAATTCTTCTAAACAGGATTGTAATTGGTCTTCTTGAAATCCATCAATTATACCGTCTTGCTTTAATTTGGTTATTTGAATTGCCTGATTCTTTACTAAATGTGTTGCTGGATTGACTCTTTTCTGCAAATCATTATATTCTTCTTGCGATACATAATTTATAGCCTCATTACAAGATATATTTCGCTCTCCGTGTTTGTCAAATAAACTTTCGACAGCTCTGTTTTCTTTTATCGCCCAAGATTTAGGTTGTCGCAATTGAACACGCAACGCATTAATCCATGCTATATGCCTATAAATTAGTTGCTGATGTACTTGTTTTGTTGTATCACTAGAGTCCAGGTTAATAAAACTTAATACTTGTATCGTCCATGTTCGGCTATAGTTAACAATACCACCCCAAATTTTTCTACCTTCCCAAAATCGATCATAGCTTTGACTGTTTTTAAAACCTATATAAAAAGCTACTGCAATCCCTATAACACTTAATGGTTGAAACGGAATATCAATAAAATCAAGCTTTAAATAATAGTATAAACAAAAGATTACTCCAGCATATATAGTAAAAAATAAAATATTTTTCCATGCATATCTTAAAATAAGTCCCCAACCAATATTTCTTTTAATGTACATATATTAAGGTGTTGAATTAGATACTTGTAATAATTTTCCGTTATAAAACTGGTGTCCACTTAATGCAAAATTAGATAGATATTCTGCCATTTGCTTTGCTGTAGTTGGTGCCTGATAACCAGGAAATGCCTCCTCTAACATTTCGGTTTGAACAGCTCCTAAAGCTAATACATTAAAACTTGGTCCAGTGTCTTTATATTCTTCTGCCAATAGCTCTGTAAGGGTTATAACTGCTCCTTTACTAGAACTGTAGGCAGATAACCCTGGAAATTTCATACTACCTTGCACACCACCCATTGAACTAACAGTAACTACATGACTATGTTTGTGCATAAATGGTATTACAGTTCTTGTCATTTCGGCAACACCAAAAACGTTAGTCTTATAAACATTTTCGAAATCCTGCATTGTGGTTTCAACAAAAGGCTTATTTAATAATGTACCTGCGTTGTTAATAAGTATATCAACTTGCTTCCATTCTTCTTTAATAAAAGCTTGTACTTTTTCATAATCTTTAGGATTACCCAAATCAAAAGCTATAGAGGTAATGTTTTCAAAATGAAGGTTATTTACAGGTTGTGCATTTCTAGATAATGCCAATACGTTGTGACCTTGATTTGCAAATATATGTACTAGCTCAAAACCAATCCCTCTACTGGTTCCTGTAATAATAATATTTTTAGTTTTCATTTAAACGAATTTCTTTAGTAGGTGTATTACTCATTTTCTCTATTCCTGGAATAATACTATTAATTAGATTGACCATGTGGTTATAGTCTAATTTATCTGCTTCGTCATCCACATGGTGATAATAATCATAATTAGATAAATCACAAGATGAGATGGTGTGGCAAGGTAAATTAAACTCTTTAAAAAAAGCGTAGTTATCAGATTGTCTAAACAGGTTATACTTTTTTGAAACCTCTGAATAACCAATAATTTTTTCTCCAGAGTAGTCATTTATTTTATCAGCAATGTTAGATTTATCATAACCAGTAACAAATGCAATATAATCTCTGTCTTTAAATGGTACACCAATCATTTCTAAATTGACCATAGTGTACATATTAAAGTTGTTTTCTTTTAGTTTTTTGGCCAAGTGTGCAGATCCTAATAATCCTTTTTCTTCAGCAGAAAATGTTACAAATAGCAAGCTTCTTTTGTGTGTTTTTTTAGCTCCAAAGTATTTTGCTAACGCTAAAACACCACTAGTACCTGCAGCATTATCATTAGCACCATTTGCAATACTATCATTTTCAACTATTTTACTTTTACCAATATGATCGTAATGCGCTCCAATAACAATAAACTCGTCTTTAAGCTTAGCATCATGACCTTCTAGATAACCTACAACATTATATGCTGGTATATCTCCAACGCTAAAGTTGTCTCTAAACGTTTCAAAATATGGGTTTAAACCATAAGACTTGAATTTAGATTCCACATAATTAGCAGCATCATTTATACCTTCTGTTCCAGTATCTCTTCCTTTTAAATTATCGTCTGCTAAAAAAGATACCATGTCTTTAATTTCTTGACTAGTTACTGAATAGTCTTCTGGCTTTAAAGTGTCATTTACTTTTGTTTTACAGGCAGTAAATAAAAAGATAAATACAAGAATTGTTATAAAGTTTTTCATTTGGTTGTTTGAATGGTTAATGTTTAAAGATAAAAAAATCCCAAATCAATTGACTTGAAATGGGATTATATATAGTTTTTATTTCGTTTAAGCGAAAAGTATTATACTAGCATCGTAACTGGGTTTTCAATATATCCTTTTAATGTTTGAAGGAATTGAGCGCCTGTAGCACCATCAACCGTTCTATGATCACAAGCTAGCGTTAACTTCATGGTGTTACCTGGTACAATTTGACCGTTTTTAACGACTGGTTTTTGCACTATTGCTCCTACAGATAATATTGCAGAATTTGGTTGATTTATAATAGAGGTAAAACTTTCTATACCAAACATTCCTAAATTAGAAATGGTAAAGGTACTACCTTCCATCTCGTCTAGAGATAATTTTTTATTTCTGGCACGTCCTGCAAAATCTTTAACTGCTGCTCCAATTTGAGGCAGTGATTGCTCATTAGCAAACTTCACCACAGGTACTAACAGACCATCTTCTACAGCTACTGCAACTCCAATATGTACGTGATTGTTTAGTTTCATTTTATCATCAAACCACTGTGAGTTAACTTGTGGATGTTGACGTAGCGCTAAAGCACAAGCTTTAACAATCATGTCGTTAAATGAAATTTTAGTGTCAGGAATTGAATTGTATTGTGTACGGAATGCTATTGCATTATCCATATCAAACTCAACATTTAAGTAATAGTGAGGCGCTGTAAATTTAGATTTAGCTAAGTTTTTGGCAATTGCCTTACGCATTTGAGAGTTTGGTTTCTCATCAAAATCTTCTTGACCTGAGGCAACAAATTTAGCAACTGGCGCAGAAGATTGTACTGCTGCAGATGGTGTAAAGTTTTCAATGTCTCGTTTTACAATACGTCCGTTTTCACCAGAGCCTTTAACTTGAGAAATATTAATTCCTTTTTCTTCAGCCATTTTTTTAGCTAAAGGAGAAATAAACACACGTCCTGTTGAAGTATTCTCAGAAATTTGAGAGACTGTATCTTGTGTGATGGTCTCTTTTTTAGGTGCTTCAGACTTAGGTTCCTGCTTTACTTCTGGTTTAGAAGTTTCCTTTTTAGCTGATGCATCACCATCTGCTTTAAAGTTTTTAGCAATTCCTGAAACGTCCGTTCCTTTTGGTCCTATTATCGCTAATAATGAATCTACTTTGGCAGAATCTCCTTCTTCAAGTCCTACATATAATAATGTACCAGACTGGAAAGATTCAAATTCCATAGTGGCTTTATCCGTTTCAATTTCTGCTAGAATATCTCCTTCTTCAACAACATCACCTACTTTTTTTAACCAAGTGGCTACAGTCCCTTCTTCCATGGTATCACTTAACCTTGGCATAGTAACTACCGTCACGCCATCTGGAATATCTTGAGTTTCTGAAGATTTATTACCATTTTCTGCTTCGTCTTCTTCTTCTTTAGATTCTTCTTTTTTATCTTCAGAAGGTTTTTCTGAGCCACCGTTTAACAAGCCTGAAATATCTTCTCCTTCTTCACCTATAATGGCTAATAACTCGTCTACTTTAGTTGTTTCACCTTCTTGAACACCAATGTGTAATAAAGTTCCCTCATGGAAAGATTCAAATTCCATGGTTGCTTTATCGGTTTCAATTTCAGCAAGAATATCTCCCTCTTCTATTTTATCTCCAACTTTTTTTAACCACGCAGCGACAGTACCTTCTTCCATGGTGTCACTTAAACGAGGCATATTAATTATTTCTGCCATAGCTTATTTAATTTTGTGGTCTATAAATGGATAATCCTCTTGTTCGTAAACTGAGTCATACATCACATTCTTATCTGGATATGGAGATTCTTCAGCAAATTTTTCGCACTCGGCAACTTTATCTTTTACGTTTTTATCAATCTTTTTAAGATCTGCTTCAGTTGCGTATTTATTTTCAAGAATAATATCTTTAACTTGTGTAATTGGGTCAATTTTCTTGTACTCAGCTACTTCGTCTTTTGTTCTATAATGTTGCGCATCAGACATTGAATGTCCTCTGTATCGATATGTTTTCAACTCTAAAAACGTTGGTCCATCACCACGACGTGCACGTTGTATTGCTTCATCAAAAGCTTCAGCGACTTTTACAGGATTCATACCATCTACTGGTCCGCAAGGCATTTCGTAACCTAAACCTAATTTCCAAATATCTGTATGATTAGCTGTACGTTCTACAGAAGTACCCATTGCATATCCATTATTTTCACAAACAAAAACGACAGGTAATTTCCAAAGCATCGCGAGGTTAAACGTTTCATGTAACGACCCTTGTCTAGCTGCTCCATCACCAAAACAACAAAGGGTAACACCATCTACGCCATGATATTTATCTCCAAAAGCAATTCCTGCTCCTAAAGGAATTTGGCCTCCTACAATACCATGTCCTCCATAAAAACGGTGTTCTTTAGAAAAGATGTGCATAGAACCACCTAAGCCTTGTGACGTT is a window of Olleya sp. YS DNA encoding:
- a CDS encoding SDR family oxidoreductase, producing MKTKNIIITGTSRGIGFELVHIFANQGHNVLALSRNAQPVNNLHFENITSIAFDLGNPKDYEKVQAFIKEEWKQVDILINNAGTLLNKPFVETTMQDFENVYKTNVFGVAEMTRTVIPFMHKHSHVVTVSSMGGVQGSMKFPGLSAYSSSKGAVITLTELLAEEYKDTGPSFNVLALGAVQTEMLEEAFPGYQAPTTAKQMAEYLSNFALSGHQFYNGKLLQVSNSTP
- a CDS encoding thioredoxin family protein; protein product: MALTPSNPFPLGKTAPEFSLYDTVTSKTLNLHQIKGDKGTVIVFICNHCPFVIHINPELVKLANQYQKKGIAFIAISSNDVDNYPQDAPDKMAQVAKDLLYPFPYLYDETQEVAKAYDAACTPDFYVFDADLKSTYHGQLDNSRPGNNIPITGEDLIKAMDAVLNNQQPLAIQKPSIGCNIKWK
- a CDS encoding arginine deiminase-related protein, yielding MQQTTNTILMIRPVNFRMNEQTAVNNYFQEDIDIKNVDINTKAQAEFDAFVEKLRHVGVNIIVEHDDELMDTPDSVFPNNWVSFHENGDVAIYPMFAENRRKERRDEVFMRLEKEGFKINNIIDYTSAEEEGVFLEGTGSLLLDRVNSIAYCALSPRADETLFIEFCEDFEYTPVVFTAKQTVNGKRLPIYHTNVMMCLAETFAVICLETIDDKKERKNVIAQLEKTGKKVITINEKQMHQFAGNMLQVKGKDDALYLVMSQAAHDSLSPAQIALIEAYCPILSSSLETIETCGGGSARCMMAEVFLPKG
- a CDS encoding M28 family peptidase, with protein sequence MKNFITILVFIFLFTACKTKVNDTLKPEDYSVTSQEIKDMVSFLADDNLKGRDTGTEGINDAANYVESKFKSYGLNPYFETFRDNFSVGDIPAYNVVGYLEGHDAKLKDEFIVIGAHYDHIGKSKIVENDSIANGANDNAAGTSGVLALAKYFGAKKTHKRSLLFVTFSAEEKGLLGSAHLAKKLKENNFNMYTMVNLEMIGVPFKDRDYIAFVTGYDKSNIADKINDYSGEKIIGYSEVSKKYNLFRQSDNYAFFKEFNLPCHTISSCDLSNYDYYHHVDDEADKLDYNHMVNLINSIIPGIEKMSNTPTKEIRLNEN
- a CDS encoding pyruvate dehydrogenase complex dihydrolipoamide acetyltransferase, translated to MAEIINMPRLSDTMEEGTVAAWLKKVGDKIEEGDILAEIETDKATMEFESFHEGTLLHIGVQEGETTKVDELLAIIGEEGEDISGLLNGGSEKPSEDKKEESKEEEDEAENGNKSSETQDIPDGVTVVTMPRLSDTMEEGTVATWLKKVGDVVEEGDILAEIETDKATMEFESFQSGTLLYVGLEEGDSAKVDSLLAIIGPKGTDVSGIAKNFKADGDASAKKETSKPEVKQEPKSEAPKKETITQDTVSQISENTSTGRVFISPLAKKMAEEKGINISQVKGSGENGRIVKRDIENFTPSAAVQSSAPVAKFVASGQEDFDEKPNSQMRKAIAKNLAKSKFTAPHYYLNVEFDMDNAIAFRTQYNSIPDTKISFNDMIVKACALALRQHPQVNSQWFDDKMKLNNHVHIGVAVAVEDGLLVPVVKFANEQSLPQIGAAVKDFAGRARNKKLSLDEMEGSTFTISNLGMFGIESFTSIINQPNSAILSVGAIVQKPVVKNGQIVPGNTMKLTLACDHRTVDGATGAQFLQTLKGYIENPVTMLV
- the pdhA gene encoding pyruvate dehydrogenase (acetyl-transferring) E1 component subunit alpha produces the protein MQKVTKETYIKWYEDMLFWRKFEDKLAAVYIQQKVRGFLHLYNGQEAVLAGALHAMDLTKDKMITAYRNHVQPIGMGVDPKRVMAELYGKATGTSQGLGGSMHIFSKEHRFYGGHGIVGGQIPLGAGIAFGDKYHGVDGVTLCCFGDGAARQGSLHETFNLAMLWKLPVVFVCENNGYAMGTSVERTANHTDIWKLGLGYEMPCGPVDGMNPVKVAEAFDEAIQRARRGDGPTFLELKTYRYRGHSMSDAQHYRTKDEVAEYKKIDPITQVKDIILENKYATEADLKKIDKNVKDKVAECEKFAEESPYPDKNVMYDSVYEQEDYPFIDHKIK
- a CDS encoding bestrophin family ion channel, producing MYIKRNIGWGLILRYAWKNILFFTIYAGVIFCLYYYLKLDFIDIPFQPLSVIGIAVAFYIGFKNSQSYDRFWEGRKIWGGIVNYSRTWTIQVLSFINLDSSDTTKQVHQQLIYRHIAWINALRVQLRQPKSWAIKENRAVESLFDKHGERNISCNEAINYVSQEEYNDLQKRVNPATHLVKNQAIQITKLKQDGIIDGFQEDQLQSCLEEFYNLQGKCERIKNTPFPRQYGYFSKVFTWIFVLLLPFGLLDVFEADAINLDTQVKDWYIFLMIPFSVLISWIFASMESIGDNSEDPFEGRINDVPMTALCRTIEIDLRDMLDEQDLPESIKPKDNILY